The following are encoded together in the Salvia hispanica cultivar TCC Black 2014 chromosome 6, UniMelb_Shisp_WGS_1.0, whole genome shotgun sequence genome:
- the LOC125197435 gene encoding caffeic acid 3-O-methyltransferase-like yields the protein MSTADEEARKIAIEYASGAVLPMVVKAAIELDLFQLIHNAGRISAAELAAQLPTTNPGAAATLEKILRLLTGHSILSCEGGDERRYALSPVGKFFIKNEEVGSCCAASLMTQDKVLMESWYHLKDAVLEGGIPFERAHGMSIFQYASKEPRLSKVINQAMAESVFMYKKLIEVYNNFEGIGTVVDVGGGTGALLSIIISNNPSIKGINFDLPHVVQQAPSYPGIEHVGGDMFVSVPKGDAIFMKNVLHNWDDEKCVKILKNCKESLSENGKVVIVESVLLENPKSGETAVELLNLLMWSYNAGGKERTEAEFRILGKQAGFQGFREVCCAAGSWFMEFYNSSAEFPI from the exons ATGTCGACGGCAGATGAAGAAGCGCGCAAGATAGCGATCGAATACGCTTCCGGTGCGGTGCTTCCGATGGTGGTGAAAGCCGCCATCGAGCTCGATCTCTTCCAGCTCATCCACAATGCTGGCCGCATTTCGGCAGCTGAGCTCGCCGCTCAGCTTCCCACGACCAACCCCGGTGCTGCGGCCACGCTCGAAAAAATCCTCCGCCTCCTCACCGGCCACTCCATCCTGAGCTGCGAAGGCGGAGACGAGCGGCGCTACGCTCTGTCGCCCGTCGGGAAGTTCTTCATCAAGAATGAAGAAGTCGGGTCGTGCTGCGCTGCTTCTTTGATGACCCAAGATAAGGTGCTCATGGAGAGCTG GTATCATTTAAAAGATGCGGTGTTGGAGGGTGGAATTCCTTTTGAGAGAGCACATGGAATGAGTATATTTCAGTATGCATCTAAGGAGCCAAGATTAAGCAAGGTTATAAACCAGGCTATGGCTGAATCTGTTTTTATGTACAAGAAATTGATCGAGGTGTACAACAATTTTGAGGGGATTGGAACCGTAGTTGATGTTGGTGGTGGAACTGGAGCATTGCTTAGCATCATCATTTCCAACAATCCTTCCATTAAGGgtatcaattttgatttgcCTCATGTCGTTCAACAAGCTCCATCTTACCCAG GTATAGAGCATGTCGGAGGAGATATGTTTGTCAGTGTGCCCAAAGGAGATGCAATTTTCATGAAG AATGTTCTGCATAATTGGGACGACGAAAAATGTGTGAAAATTCTGAAAAACTGCAAAGAATCTCTATCAGAAAACGGGAAAGTGGTAATTGTCGAAAGTGTCCTTTTGGAGAACCCCAAGAGTGGGGAAACTGCAGTGGAGTTATTGAATTTGCTGATGTGGAGCTACAATGCGGGAGGAAAGGAGAGGACAGAAGCGGAATTTCGCATCTTGGGAAAGCAAGCTGGATTCCAAGGATTCCGCGAAGTATGCTGTGCTGCTGGTTCTTGGTTCATggaattttataattcaagTGCTGAATTTCCAATATAA